In Sphingomonas psychrotolerans, the following proteins share a genomic window:
- a CDS encoding energy transducer TonB, producing MAYADRNVSGSRFVAIVIVAIIVAGLGYAFVTGLAYQYIKKKAEELKTFEVEEPPPPPEEVPPPPPPPDSPVPPPPTQIVTPPAQVQVQVPSPPMQTTTTIPPQPPITPPAPPAPVAPPQPPAPPRIAKPLKPRTPPGSWVTNDDYPAAAIRAEQQGTTGFRLSVDASGKVTDCQVTSSSGSSVLDSTACSLLRRRARFTPAEDAGGNKIPAPFSSRFRWELPKN from the coding sequence ATGGCTTACGCTGACCGGAATGTAAGTGGCAGCCGGTTCGTTGCGATCGTAATCGTCGCAATTATCGTGGCTGGCTTGGGTTATGCCTTCGTCACGGGCTTGGCATACCAATATATCAAAAAGAAAGCGGAAGAGCTGAAGACCTTCGAGGTCGAAGAGCCGCCGCCCCCGCCCGAGGAGGTTCCGCCGCCGCCGCCGCCGCCAGACAGCCCTGTACCGCCGCCGCCGACACAGATCGTGACGCCGCCGGCTCAGGTGCAGGTCCAGGTGCCGTCGCCGCCGATGCAGACCACCACGACCATCCCACCCCAACCGCCGATCACGCCGCCGGCTCCACCTGCGCCTGTGGCTCCGCCGCAGCCGCCGGCGCCGCCGCGTATCGCAAAGCCGCTCAAGCCCCGCACGCCTCCGGGCAGCTGGGTGACCAATGACGACTATCCGGCAGCCGCGATTCGCGCCGAGCAGCAGGGAACCACTGGTTTCCGTCTCTCGGTCGATGCGAGCGGCAAGGTCACCGATTGCCAGGTGACGTCGTCGAGCGGTTCATCGGTTCTCGACAGTACTGCCTGTTCGCTGCTGCGGCGCCGTGCGCGCTTCACTCCGGCCGAGGATGCAGGAGGGAACAAGATCCCTGCGCCTTTCTCCAGCCGCTTCCGCTGGGAACTGCCGAAGAACTGA
- a CDS encoding dihydroneopterin aldolase → MRDLLQLQVHDLEVEVLTGIYSEETHLPQPLRISVTADIDMPERFAPDTPLSASKSYIDLKHAATTGLPRDVHFTLIEAVAEHVCETVFVSDKRVRRVEVRIVKLAIAENSESIGITMVRHRR, encoded by the coding sequence TTGCGCGACTTGCTCCAGCTCCAGGTGCACGACCTCGAAGTCGAGGTGCTGACCGGGATCTATTCCGAAGAGACCCATCTGCCGCAGCCGTTGCGAATCTCGGTGACTGCCGACATCGACATGCCCGAGCGCTTTGCGCCGGATACGCCGCTGAGCGCGTCAAAAAGCTATATCGACCTCAAGCACGCGGCCACCACCGGATTGCCCAGGGACGTGCACTTCACGTTGATCGAAGCGGTGGCCGAGCATGTCTGCGAGACGGTGTTCGTGTCGGACAAGCGCGTCCGCCGCGTCGAGGTGCGAATCGTCAAGCTGGCGATCGCCGAAAATAGCGAATCGATCGGCATCACGATGGTGCGCCACCGGCGCTAG
- a CDS encoding GNAT family N-acetyltransferase translates to MIALVPLAAVDPEAVEALLDRAFGPERRTRTAYRIRGGTLPVPELSFAALDSAEKLLGTIQCWPVALACDGGDAAPLVMVGPVAVEPERQQGGIGRALMERMLDAVPDCTAPGCGALMLIGDPEYYGRFFGFTAERTSGWRLPGPFEPRRLLARGDSVPDCAGVLGPRVRQAA, encoded by the coding sequence GTGATCGCGTTGGTGCCGCTGGCTGCTGTCGACCCCGAGGCCGTGGAGGCGCTGCTCGATCGCGCCTTCGGCCCCGAGCGACGCACGCGCACCGCCTATCGCATTCGCGGCGGCACCCTGCCGGTCCCCGAGCTGAGCTTCGCCGCGCTCGATTCCGCCGAAAAGCTGCTGGGCACGATCCAGTGCTGGCCGGTCGCGCTCGCTTGCGACGGCGGCGACGCCGCGCCGCTGGTGATGGTCGGCCCGGTCGCCGTCGAGCCCGAACGTCAGCAAGGCGGCATCGGCCGTGCGCTGATGGAGCGCATGCTCGATGCGGTCCCCGACTGCACCGCGCCGGGCTGCGGCGCGCTCATGCTGATCGGCGATCCCGAATATTATGGCCGTTTCTTCGGCTTCACCGCCGAACGCACCAGCGGGTGGCGGCTGCCCGGCCCGTTCGAGCCGCGCCGTCTGCTCGCACGTGGCGATTCGGTGCCCGATTGCGCGGGGGTGCTCGGCCCGCGCGTGCGGCAGGCAGCTTGA
- a CDS encoding DUF1285 domain-containing protein codes for MPAPPPPDLASLSLAEIARLAEEDRLPPVESWNPAHCGDSEMRIARDGIWYHQGSPIGRAPMVRLFSTILRREPDGRFVLVTPVEKLDIEVEDAPFTAVEMKAEGEGEAMKLAFRLNTGDLLTAGPGHALRFEEREDGPRPYLHVRRGLEALIARPVYYELAEIALTNGSAPPGVWSNGAFFALEPQA; via the coding sequence ATGCCCGCGCCGCCGCCCCCTGATCTCGCCAGCCTGTCGCTCGCCGAGATCGCGCGCCTCGCCGAAGAGGACCGGCTGCCGCCTGTCGAAAGCTGGAACCCCGCGCATTGCGGCGACAGCGAGATGCGAATCGCCCGCGACGGCATTTGGTATCATCAGGGCTCGCCGATCGGCCGCGCGCCGATGGTCCGCCTGTTCTCGACGATCCTGCGCCGCGAACCCGACGGGCGATTCGTCCTCGTCACTCCGGTCGAGAAGCTCGACATCGAAGTCGAGGACGCCCCGTTCACAGCCGTGGAGATGAAGGCCGAGGGCGAAGGCGAGGCGATGAAGCTCGCCTTCCGCCTCAACACCGGCGATCTGCTCACCGCCGGCCCGGGACACGCGCTGCGCTTCGAGGAGCGCGAGGATGGCCCCCGCCCCTATCTTCATGTCCGCCGCGGGCTCGAGGCGCTGATCGCCCGGCCGGTCTATTACGAGCTTGCCGAGATCGCGCTCACAAATGGCAGCGCGCCGCCCGGGGTGTGGAGCAACGGCGCCTTCTTCGCGCTGGAGCCGCAGGCATGA
- a CDS encoding CoA pyrophosphatase, giving the protein MNLAERLRIALASPHETILLAGDHFDFDPAIAGNPAAVLVAVTDRAEPGVILTQRTETLRRHPGQVAFPGGRIDPEDDGPVGAALREAEEEIALPTWMVDVIGTADRYRTVTGYEVTPVVGVVPPDLALVPAEAEVAAVFEVPLAFLLDSANHVEATAHYQGRERHYYEILWGERRIWGATAAMIVNLSRRLRWTA; this is encoded by the coding sequence ATGAATCTCGCCGAGCGGCTGCGCATCGCGCTCGCCAGCCCGCATGAAACCATCCTGCTCGCCGGCGATCATTTCGATTTCGACCCGGCGATCGCGGGCAACCCCGCGGCGGTTCTGGTCGCAGTCACCGATCGCGCCGAGCCGGGCGTGATCCTCACCCAGCGTACCGAGACCTTGCGCCGCCACCCCGGACAGGTGGCCTTTCCCGGCGGCCGGATCGATCCCGAGGATGACGGCCCGGTCGGCGCAGCACTGCGTGAGGCCGAGGAGGAAATCGCCCTGCCGACGTGGATGGTCGACGTGATCGGCACTGCCGATCGCTATCGCACCGTCACCGGTTATGAAGTCACTCCGGTGGTCGGCGTGGTCCCGCCCGATCTCGCTTTGGTTCCTGCCGAGGCGGAAGTGGCGGCGGTGTTCGAAGTCCCCCTCGCCTTCCTGCTCGACAGCGCCAATCATGTTGAAGCCACCGCGCACTATCAGGGCAGGGAGCGGCATTATTACGAGATTCTCTGGGGCGAGCGGCGAATCTGGGGCGCCACGGCGGCGATGATCGTCAATCTTTCGCGGAGGCTTCGTTGGACGGCCTGA
- a CDS encoding CCA tRNA nucleotidyltransferase: MDGLTLPAAEWRHREGLDRLVEVLGDARFVGGSVRDTLLGIPVSDVDLATALPPQRVVELLKEAQIRAVPTGLAHGTITAVLPSGPVEVTTLRRDVSTDGRRATVAFTDDWREDAARRDFTMNALYADPATGEIFDYFHGVADLEARHVRFIGDPLQRIAEDHLRILRFFRFLARFGDHADPEGLDACTARAKDLMALSRERIRDELLKLLVAKDAVGVVELMLGRGIFEPVLPEIRSAALLAHVAAREEAAGVAPNPIRRLAALLPQDPVAADQLGARLKLSNAERKRLVTAVSPPDGAPKPLAYRLGVESAVDILILSDGEVAQIFEVKSWQPPRLPLTGGALVELGLAKGPDVARALRAVEDRWISEGFPAAERVAALADEAVAQALRAARKA, from the coding sequence TTGGACGGCCTGACTCTGCCCGCTGCCGAATGGCGCCACCGCGAAGGCCTCGATCGGCTGGTCGAAGTGCTCGGCGATGCGCGATTCGTCGGCGGCTCGGTCCGCGATACCTTGCTCGGGATCCCCGTCTCGGACGTCGATCTCGCCACCGCGCTGCCGCCCCAACGCGTGGTCGAACTGCTCAAGGAAGCGCAGATCCGCGCCGTCCCCACCGGCCTCGCCCACGGCACGATCACCGCGGTGCTGCCGAGCGGCCCGGTCGAAGTCACCACCTTGCGCCGCGATGTCTCGACCGACGGCCGCCGCGCCACCGTCGCCTTCACCGACGACTGGCGCGAGGACGCCGCCCGCCGCGACTTCACGATGAACGCGCTCTACGCCGATCCGGCAACCGGCGAGATCTTCGACTATTTCCACGGCGTCGCCGATCTCGAGGCACGCCATGTCCGCTTCATCGGCGATCCGCTTCAGCGTATCGCCGAAGATCACCTGCGCATCCTGCGCTTCTTCCGCTTCCTCGCGCGATTCGGTGACCATGCCGACCCGGAAGGGCTCGACGCCTGCACCGCGCGCGCGAAGGACCTGATGGCGCTGTCGCGCGAGCGCATCCGCGACGAACTGCTCAAGCTGCTGGTCGCGAAGGATGCCGTCGGCGTGGTCGAGTTGATGCTCGGCCGCGGCATATTCGAGCCCGTCCTGCCCGAAATCAGGTCGGCCGCATTACTGGCTCATGTCGCCGCGCGGGAGGAGGCGGCCGGCGTCGCGCCAAACCCGATTCGCCGGCTCGCCGCATTGCTCCCCCAGGATCCCGTCGCCGCCGACCAGCTCGGCGCCCGGCTCAAGCTTTCCAATGCCGAACGCAAACGCCTCGTCACCGCGGTATCGCCGCCCGATGGGGCGCCGAAGCCGCTCGCCTATCGACTGGGCGTGGAAAGCGCGGTGGACATCCTGATCCTCTCGGACGGTGAGGTCGCCCAGATCTTTGAGGTTAAGTCCTGGCAGCCGCCCCGGCTTCCGCTCACCGGTGGCGCGCTGGTCGAGCTCGGCCTCGCCAAGGGTCCCGATGTCGCGCGTGCGCTTCGGGCAGTCGAAGATCGCTGGATCTCGGAAGGGTTCCCCGCCGCGGAGCGCGTCGCCGCGCTCGCCGACGAAGCCGTCGCTCAGGCGCTACGCGCGGCCAGGAAGGCGTAA